catAAGTTAAAATGCTTTCAACTTTACGTTGAAATTAACTTTAGAGACTTTACGTTGAAAttaactttagagaatccttATTCATATCACTCATTCTAATATGCCCCATTCAAAATAGAGCGGGCCTAAACTAATAAATTATTCACATCAAAACTTGCTACTTCACTCACTCACCTCTTAATTAATTTGAACCCTTTCCTCCATCACCCGCAACGTAATCCATTCCCCATTTTCCCACAattcctgtttttttttttttctacattcATTTTTAAGAGtactattttcttttatatattatattatattatatatatatggagtataACTTTTCATTTTCGATGTTTATTacaggtttatatatatatatttcaataaagGAAATGTCGGTGGTGATGACCAACAGCAACAACGGCAATCACAAGAAAGCGTTTCGGATATTCGTAGGTTACGACACACGTGAAGACATAGCATACGAGGTATGCCGTTACTCCATCTTGAAAAGATCTTCAATACCCGTTGAAGTGATCCCAATCAAACAACCCGAATTACGCCAAAATGGTTATTTCTGGCGGGAACGTAACAAACTAGAAAGCACCGAGTTCTCATTCACGAGATTCTTGACCCCGTTTTTAGCGGGGTATGAAGGGTGGGCGGTTTTTGTGGATTGTGATTTCTTGTATTTAGGTGATGTGAAGGAACTGTTTGATTATGTTGATGATAAATACGCCGTGATGTGTGTTAAACATGATTACACGCCGAAAGAAAGTACGAAAATGGACGGGGTGGTGCAAACGGTTTATCCAAGAAAGAATTGGAGTTCAATGGTGTTGTATAATTGCGGACATGTCAAAAATAAGGTTTTGACACCGGAGAAAGTGAACGTCGAATCGGGGGCGTATCTGCATAGGTTTATGTGGTTGGATGATGAGGAAATCGGGGAAGTTCCATTTGTTTGGAATTTTTTGGTTGGGCATAATAATGTGGGTGATCAGGATATATATTACCCGAAAGCCATACATTATACGTCGGGTGGACCGTGGTTTGAAGAGTGGAAAGATTGCGAGTTTGGGGAgttgtggttgaaagaaagggATGAGTATTTGACGGTCAAGGAGAAAGAGATCGAAGAAATCACTCGGCTCAATTTGAATTAAATCGTGTGTTGAGAATGAATTGTTCAAGTGTTTGATGATATGATTGTAAGAATCGTTGTTGTTATTATGAATTTCGTGTGGATGATGAGTTTGATTTGTAAAAGGAggtgtgttttatgtttatatgttgtAACCGCCTGGTAATAACAAATTCATTCAATGGCCGGGTATATTGCAATAAAACtagtttatttttcatttttttctttctttctcttctttttttggaatatgatgatgatatgaatTGAATTAAGCGGTTTTTGTTACGGACGATGATGTGACAATTTAATTCTTGAAGTTAGTAATTTTTATGTTTAGGCGGTGAGAAAGAAAAAATCTCCTGTGATTCAatgcttcaaaggtccattttttttttcttccaaataaGTTTAAGGTTGCGATATAAGCTTGTGATTTGAGTGGTCAATTTGTAAAATTCCGAAAATAGTGGAACGTTTTAAGCTTTTTTTTTCAGAAAGTAAGTCCATTTGGTCAGTATTGTAGTACAATGCCAGTTTTTCTGTTTCTGGACATGGTTTGCATTTGCTTTGGCAGCTTCGATAATTGTTTTTGGTCCCCTTGATTGTTGGAAAATTTGAAAGATCCTTTGATACATGAggaataatatttaataattaatattttggaAGGAAACCAAGAACATGTGCGATATTTGGGAAAGAAAGTGAAATGCTACCTAACATTAAAACTAGTGGgctatttattattaataatattaaattttttttaacagctgggctatttattatgacctttgacatacgagatgggtacccgcgtaatgcggcggtggtaACAACGGGCAGTGCTAGTGGCAGTGGTGTtaacgatgtgattattaatcttaAAGTAATAGATGTAatggtaatatagttattttatggttaagagatgtatattttgtaaataactttattaaaaatataatagagatattaggtgtaaatatttaaattaattaataaatgagatagatagtttggaaaaatatgggtgtaaaatattttaataatatatattagatagatttagtgtgtgagttaagaatgtgttaaaaattaaggttagtttctttattaatatagtatagatatagatttaggaaTAAAGGGTTTgatggtagtgtaaattaaaagggtaaaataggaattttaaaggtaaagtgTTTAATTTAGGATGAGTAGTTCgtttatatagggagtatagatatatatatttttctttttttttccatgtaaATATGCATCAACGTTGGCAATTGTGTAATTTCAAGGACGATTAACCAATAAAATCGGTATGTGATGCCAACCTTCTCAAATAATAAAGGAACAGAGTTCGATATAGAAATGTAAATTGTAGATACTAATAACTCACGAACGGTAAAAACATAGTATATGGCTCAAGTCTTCTGATAAGAATCtatattgaaaaatgaaaaaaaaaaaaagagtaaaaaataAATTGGCACATGAGATATCGAAATAAATAACTTAAACATACCAAACGGAAGTCTCATTTGATACATCGTATTGAGTTCCAATATAAGGGTTATATATGTCTGACACTTGTTTATCGATTCATGTGACTAGGTATGCAAGTGTATGTGTTCTGTGTAGGAGCTCGATGGGTTTTGAAAATAtgtaactttaaaatataagtattttGATAATGTCAGATATGAAAATATGAAGCTTTGTAGGTTTTTGATAACTTTAGATTTTGATATGTTCCGTCAATAatgtgaaaatatttatttaatcatgTAATTATATTATGTCTCGAATTAGCCTTTATTTAAACTTACTTTAAATCTTTGGTTCGTCAAGGTAATTTTAGTCTCTTCATTGGTTAAaggttttgtttaaaaaatgtcTTGCCTCTTTTAGTTATTCTTATCCATCATTCTATATCCGCGCACTGAGCAATTGGTTCAGCAgcagttttctttttttctctgcGGCAGGTAATCAAGGGGATTTTGGGCAAAGTGATGTGAGAGATATTGGAAATGAATAGCGTATAAGCTCttacttttaagttttagtTGATCGTTGGATCTTGGagatttttattttagataTTATCACTTTTGTTAGTCTATTTCGTCATTGGATATTTGAAACGCTTCTCTTTATTGCTCGTCATGTTGCAATAAGATTTTATGGTTTGAATTTGACATAATGTTCGTTAGTTTGGTCCATAACTccctaattttttttccttgagAAAGGTGGAGTGTTACAAATAGTATATCACATTGACTTATGACAATTATACTGGTGAAAATGAAGAGGAAGCCAAAGACGGGATTGAGCAAGTGATCAACAGTCGAAAAGATCAAAGAAGAGATAGAAAAGATGCTTGTCGAAGAATTAATGAAACATAAcattttgatgatattttgaCTAACTTTTGTTTGATGATGGACCACCTTGGGTCCTTGCCAATGTTTTAAAGCTGGACCCCTGCCAATGTTTGTAACattaatatttcttttgatGATTAGAAAGGGTTTAAAGagtaaaggaaaaaaaaagagaaaattgcTACTGGATTAAATCAATAACATTGATCAGAGATAAGATAAGATAACTCAAAAAAGAGCTCACTATTCACTAATAGCCCAAACAGTGTAAATCTCCTCCAACTCCAAGTCCAACCCAAACTATATAACCCAAAACAAGAtaaactattttatatattttttttttaataattgagGGGACAAATTAACTTCCACACATTTGgccttttcttattttatttgcaTTTTTGATGTCTGAATGGttaggaaaaaaataatttttcaacCTAAAAGATCAACCTAATAATATGATAATGATATTTAACATAATTAAATGGAGTGattaaaagaaagaatgaatGAATTACACTTGttacataataaaaattttaagttaatatTAGGTTGATATATCACtactcaaaaaaaatatatatataaataacttaaCTAGATTCCAATTCCATAGCTGATAGTATAGTCCCGTGGACCTTTCACACTATTTGgcataaatattaattaaaagtgtTATGAATAGTTTGGAGTAGACGATAGATTGAAATAATTACACGTTGTTTTCCGTAACTTTCAGTCTTCGAATCATTTTTGTAAAGGAGACCAAAGAAAATGGgtacaaaaaaatattatattctAATCAAGTAGAAAAATATCGTTTTatttaagtacttccccaatCCGTTCAGAATgggaaataaaaaagtatatatatatatatatatatatataaaaggagacaatcaaataaaaacagttttaaaataagaacaatctgatatatatatatatatatatgtgttggaACCAAGTAGATGTATTTTAAAACTCACGTTGTTATTTGAATCAATATCATATCAATAAATTAGATTATACGTACATCATAAACATCATTCATGTGTTACTAGGGACATTGATTTTCATCGTACATCATTCATGTGTTACTACTAACTAGGGACATTAATTTTAATCATATCAATAAATTAGATTACAAAACATCATTCATGTGTTACTAGAGACATtgattttgattgattatatTGTCTATTTGAACGGTGATTGATTATATTGTACGttaattttatttgttgtttcttttttttttaaacggcaaATTTAGATCACTGACGGACCACTGTAGTATTATCGTGCCACCAGAGTGCCACCCGATCATATCCTCACTAGGCAATATAATGCCAATATACCAATTCAGGGGGAAACtcgttaaatatgaaaaaaatccCTATGTGAGTTTTGtacattaatttttttgttgttgtttcttttttaaccaATGACTTTTGAATATAAATAAACTCTCTCATCGTCAAATGATGAGATCTTAACTTGACAGCTGATGTCTCTAAATCGGATCTCGGTACCAATGGTAATGGAAATTAAAACCCCATTATGCTCCCCTTAAAAACtgatcattaattaataaagtgTGATTGACACTTGATAAGATTCGAACCTTAATTTGTATCATGAGTAAAATTTGAATATCTCATCACTTGAATCATCGATGCATATGATTAACAGTTTTATTAGTTAGTTTAATTTTTTGGAAATGTGACTGCTTGTGTCTTTAAGCAAAAGTATTCACACTTCCATTCAACGAATAAAAATTAAACGAGTCAAGATTAATGTTTTACCCAtgccgttccaaaaaaaaaattaaaaaaaatgtgtagATACCCATGATTACTTGAATTCTCTATGTGAAAATTAATACAGTAGTACTTATCTTAATATCTTATAAGGTTTAGTCACGCATTATCTATAAACTTGtaataaattataatgtttggatgtaaggctatatatatacaaagtaacCAACATAAATAATCAGCTAGCGCGCTGTTTTCCCACCAAATTAAACTAGACCACGTACCATGGGCTCACTAACCTTGCCTAAACTTCTTGTAGTGGACTTGACAAAAGACAACCTAAAGCAGCCAGACACAAGTGCTTGGTCCTCCACATGTGATGCCATCAGGGCTGCCCTTGAAAACCACGGTTGTTTCATAGCACTCTACGACGGAATTTCATCCACAGTTGAAGAGTCCGTGTTCCAAGCCGCAGAGGAGCTGTTCAATCTCCCAACCGAAACCAAGATCAAAAACATCGTTGAAAAGCCCTACCATGGATATGTAGGGCAGATTCCCTTTGTTCCACTTCATGAAGGCTTAGGAATCGATTATGCAACCGAGCTTGAAGGTGTTCAAAGCTTCACAGATATCATGTGGCCCGATGGAAATCCTTCCTTCAGGTGATCCATCAGTACGTATATGTATACACATAAGTGCCTATATATCGTTCCGTACGTGTAAGATCGAAGCACATTCTATTTATTAATATCAATCATAACTTTGATATAtgagtattaattaattacttttgtaGGGAAACTTGTATTACATTTTCAAGGGCAGTGGCAAAACTGGACCATATGGTGATACGGATGCTGTTTGAAAGCTACGGTGTGGGGAAGCAATATGCTGACTCTCATATCGACTCAACTACCTATCTTCTACGCTATCTGAAATACCGAGCACCAGAGGTTGATGAAGCCACAATGGCTTTTCCTTGTCATACAGATAAAAGCTTCATCACCATACTTCACCAGAATCAGGTGTCCGGCTTGGAAATAAAAACAAGAAACGAAGAATGGATTTCTGTAGAATTCCCACCTTCTTCATTTGTGGTCATGGCAGGTGACGCTTGCAAGGTACGTGATCAGGAACACGCACGCGTGTTTAGTTTATACTCGATCGAATCTAGCTAGGTTAgctctaaatatatagttaacaTATATTTGTTGGCTGCAGGCTTGGAGTAACAATAGAGTGCTTTCGCCAAATCACaaagttacattattattgGATAAGAAAGGCAAAGAAACAAGATATACCATTGCACTCTTCTCCTTCTTGAGTAAGAAGGTGCAAGTACCGGAAGAGTTTGTGGACGATCAACACCCTCTTAAATTCAAGCCATTTGAACACGTTGATCTCCTGAATTTCTATGCAACGGAAACGGGCAGGAGATCACAGAACATCCTTGAAGACTTTTGTGGTGTTTAAGTATATCTATCCCTGAAAATTATATATGTCCACATATTTTTGGTATAATAACAAGCTAGTATCTAATGCTTgctgatgtgtatatatatataaactttttatggTGTATGTGTGCATTTCATTCATATTGATCGATCTGGCTTGAGGTAATTGAGTTTTGCTGTGATTGTGTGATCAATGACGACATCGGTTCAAGATATTCATAAATCATCTCATAAAATAACATCTACACTTGACAAGTACGTACGTACTTAGATAAGCATTTTAGCTCATGTAATTAACGTAATTACGTACGGTAATTGTTTATAAAGGATTATGGAAATTAATTAATTCTGATTTTGTGTGAAAAAAAACTGAGAAACTGATCAAAACATATACAGTATAACATCTTTTGGGCTTTTACTATTATAAATACCTTCAGGCTTCATCTGCTTGGGTTGGGCCTAATGAGAGAAGTAAAAAACTagcaaaattttattaattacctGCAGGTTGTGTGATACATTTTTGTACGTATGACAAAAAAGTTTTGTCCGATCACGTCTCATACATATAATAGGCATCAAATATATCGATATcatattgattatatatatatatatccccatcaatcaagaaaatcaaATGACAAAGTAATAAGTAATGGAGATATTATTTGCGGATACGCTAACCATATCAAATCAATCTTGCAACATCATTCAGTACGATGGCTGAAAGCATCAACTATGAATTAACTAATGATATACtagtactcgtaatatatatCCCATCTATAAATAATGACTCGTGTGGTACCAGATCTTGATATCGATGCGCATTTGTATAACTTTGATTAAATTAACACTCACTTTCTTAGGCCTACTCATCGGGTACAATAACATGGTTATCTTAATTGCAGAaattatttttccttttaatacAAACGTAATCAATAAGTCAATAGTCAATAAAGGATATGGaaattacaataacaatatctataatcaaaacaaaacaattagaTCTTAGATATACGTTCATCTATCATGAAACTTGTAACCAAACTAAAACAATCATATTTCAACCCACATGGACCAACTAAAAGACCAAAAGTGTGAACCATTTGACTTTGCCACATACCAATTCATCCAACAAAACTTGAACACGATCTTGAACCGTCTAAGCAAATAATGACGGCCCCAAGTTTATAACATGTCCCAAAACCACACTGGCCACTGAATCACAAACTTTTAAACTTAAGTTTGAAGACATAAACGGTGAATTCAATTGCTTGAGTTGAAACAACGCcacaaaaagattaaaacttacTAGCTAGGCACTTACAACCCAAACCGGTTATCAATACCACaccaatgttttgaaaaccggaCCAGACACTGAACCGGACTCACAAAAATTCACTGGTCAGACCGGTCGGATCGGTCGGACCGTAGTTCGACCGGGTTTTGACTAAATATACATTTTTCCAAGTAATACCATAAGATTTCTAgttaaaatataacataaatttaGTAATATTAAAGTTcaagtattaattaataataaaccaAAGTCTAACACAAAACACATGATTAACAAGTTCTATTATAAGTTTAAACACATTCAAATgtcatccaacatcaataatcattttttctattttctatttaGTCTTGGCCATATTCAAATTAAGATGCgagtacatatataaaatttgactaaTTCTCACATAAGACCACTTTGGAAAATACAAGTTAATTTTCTATAAGAAAGTCCACAAATAAGCTCATTATTCAGCATTCTCATTCCTGCATCAGTAGTAATGGCTTCTTGTTACCCCACTCAAAATCAACAATATAAGTTCCTCTTTTTTTATCCCTCACGTTATAACTTCAATTCATTTTTCAAACATGAATCATCATCGATTTAGTTCTCCTATTTCATTCAATCCATTTTTCTAAATCTCTAACCAAAATCTTCCCCATTtcataaatctaaaaaaattcagtttcatcttcttcaatctaataataataataataataataataataataataataataataataataataataataataataataagtgacgAAGGTTGATCTTGCAGTGGATGTTGCGATCTACTCTAAATAGGATGAATTCATTCTAAACGTAAGGTTTGGATcttttttcccccaaaaaatAGAAGgaaaacaacataaaaaagaCGTTGACTTTGTTTGACCCGGTTCATAGCGGTTCGATAACGGTCCGGTGCACGGTTCAGTCCGGTTCAATTTCCACCATTAAACCGGGGTCGGTTAGACCGGAAGTCTTGAAAAATCCGGTCAGACCGCGGTCAAACCGGTCCGACCGGCCGGTTTAAAAACATTGTACCACACAGCATATAGCAAAATATAAAAGGGTTAAGTCACTGAAATAACAATGTACTTTCTTTCATTTACATGGTTGTCTATTGAATTGGGTAATTGATGTGTATCActtatatactttttcattttttttacattgttAGACCAATTGATGACCTGATGACTTATTAAAGCAGGTTACCTTCTTCTTGCTTCTCTCTCATGATCATATCTGCTTCTTCCACATCTTGTAGTAGTAGATCTCAACAAATTtatatcaccaccaccaccagatcTCTTAATAATTACAGGCACCACCAGCACTAGATATGGCCAACTCCCTTCGCTATCTATTAACAACGTTTCTATACTTTATATTTCTTTCATTCTGTAGATCGAAACCGATCTGTCGAGACCTCCTACCCCTCAGAATCTAAATCCTTTGCCAGCACCACGGATCTTCACGGATCTTGTTTTgttgaccaccaccaccagtgaTAATGACTGGATTTATTGACAGTGGTGGTGGAGAAGGTGTTTGTTTAGATCGATCGACATGATTTGTTGGCCACCACCGCCTGAAAAGCAGATTGTCAGCAACGGTGGTTTCCCAGGATTTCGaataagaagaagatgatggcTAGGTATTTTCCATAGAGATAAAATCTCCACTTCGATCTTTGTTTCCCATCCACCGGAATACCCATCGTTTGCTATTTtgattgtggtggtggcggcatTTGATTGTGGTGGTTGTTTGGGGTGACAGTTGCGACAATGGTGTTGTTGTAGTGGTTTTCTGCCAGCGGTGGAGGATTGTTCCGATGGTGGCAAGTGGTCCTAGTGGTGGTGTTTCATATAGCAGATgaatttttggaaaaaaaaataagaaattaatatttaaGCTGTTATAACAGGTCAGCAGTTGGTCAAccatataaaaaattgaaaagtatatgggtgatacacatcaataatcCAGCTCAATAGGCAACTatgtaaataagaaaaaatacattatttattCAGTGACTTAACCTAATATAAAAACAGCTTTAAGAAAGTGATGAGTAATTAgtattaacatttaaaaaaaaaatattaaaaatagaaCAAGCAAACAAAATGCAGTTTAGCTATAAAATATGTAACAAGGAcaaagtgaaagaaaaaatagaagaaaaccatataagaaaatatatcaTGATTATAGGACCACATGTCCTTTTATTGATAGAGTATAACTTTTAGAACTAATAAGTATAAACTTAAGTTTGAAGACATAAATGGTGAATTCAATTGCTTGAGTTGAAACAACGCcacaaaaagattaaaacttacTAGCTAGGCACTTACAACCCAAACCGATTATCAATACCATACAACATATAGCCAAATATAAAAGGATTAAGTCACTGAATGAACAATATACTTTCTTTCATTTAcatggttaattgcttattgaATTGGGTTATGTGTATCACCTAtatacttttttcatttttttacatggttgaccaactgATGACTTATTAAAGCATGTTACCTTGTTCTTGCTTCTCTCTCATGATCATATTTGCTTCTTCCACATCTTGTAGTAGCAGATCTCAACAAATTtatatcaccaccaccaccagatcTCTTAATAATTACAGGCACCACCACTACTAGATATGGCCAACTCCCTTCGCTATCTATTAACAACGTTTCTATACTTTatatttctttcattctttaGATCGAAACCAATCTATCGAAACCCTCTACCCCTCAGAACGTGGATCCTTTGCCAGCACCACGGATCTTCACGATCTTGTTATgttgaccaccaccaccagtgaTATTGACTGGATTGATTGACAGTGGTGGTGGAGAAGGTGTTTGTTTAGATCGATCGACATGATTTGTTGACCACCACCGCCTGAAAAGCAGATTGTCAGCAACGGTGGTTTCCCAGGTTTTCGAATAAGAAGAAGACGATGGCTAGGTATTTTCCATAGAGATAAAATCTCCACTTCGATCTTTGTTTCCCATCCACCGGAATACCCATCGTTTGCTATtttgattgtggtggtggtggcatttGATTGTGGTGGTTGTTTGGGGTGACAGTTGCGACAATGGTGTTGTTGTAGTGGTTTTCTGCCAGCGGTGGAGGATTGTTCCGGTGGTGGCAAGTGGTCCTAGTGGTGGTGTTTCATATATATAGCAGATGaatttttggaaagaaaaataagaaattaatatttaaGCTGTTATAACAGGTCAGCAGGTCAGcagttggtcaaccatgtaaaaaattgaaaaatatatgggtaatacacatcaataatctaGTTCAATGGGCAATCATGTAAATGAAGAAAAGTACATTATTATTCCAGTGACTTAACCTAATATAAAAACAACTTTAAGAAAGTGATAGAGCAATTagtattaacattttaaaaaaaataataataataaaaatagaacaagcaaacaaacaaacaaaatgcAGTTTAGACTATAAAATATGTAACAAGGAcaaagtgaaagaaaaaataaaataaaaccatataagaaaatatatcaTGATTATAGGACCACATGTCCTTTTATTGATAGAGtataacttttaaaactaataagtataaataaaattaaacatataagttattatatatttatgttttagtGACAGAAATTACTCCAATATATTTTGAATAGACGTTCTGTTGTAAGTATAGAATTAGAATGTCGCTTCCCTTGATAACCTTTGACACAGAGACCCTAAACCCTGGTACTAATATCTGGTTATCGACATCGAACGCTGTCCGGCAGGCCCTTGAAGACTACGGTTGTTTTGTCGTATCCACAAACAAAGTCCCTTTGGGTTTACGTCTCAACATGTTTGAGCTATCTAAAGACTTGTTTGATCTACCAACGGAAACAAAGATTAAGAACACTTCTCATATCCTCGGCTTCGGATATGGGCAGTACCCCTCGCTGCCTCTTTATGAATGTTTGGGCATCGAGAATGGAGCTACTATGGAAGCCATACAAAGCCTCACCGATCTCCTCTTTCCTTGTGGGAACAACGCCTTCTGGTAACCAATTAAAACGTACtcatatatcattaattaatttactacATACTATACATGCATATAGGTTTTTGGTCAAGAAATAATTAACTAACGGCCGGGTCAGACTGAATGTGTACgtcaaaatataaaatgttactGTACGTAGTATTAGTGTACTATTTGTTCATCCAAACCttaatcaaacaaattaatattCTGGATGAGATGAACAGTCTGATTGAAATTTTAGCGAATTTGTCCTTATTAATTTCAGTTTATATATCGATCTTGACCTTAATTTATAGTGAATGTGCACTTGAGTACATGAAATTGCTGTCGGAAATACATCTTTGTATGATGAGAATGGTTTTAGATAGCTATGGCATCACAGAAGACAATGAGCAATTTGAAAATGGGTCATTGTATTTGGCTAGATTCATGAAGTACCGGGCACCCATTGTGGGGGAAGCAGAAATAGCTCTTCCCCCTCACTTAGACAAAAGTTTCTTGGGCATTTTAGACGACAACGGTGTGAAAGGGTTTGAGGTTAGGATGAAAAACGGAGAGTGGATCCATCATGAGCCGCCATCACCTTCTTCAACTTTCATAGTTGTTGCCGGAGAACCCCTC
The sequence above is drawn from the Erigeron canadensis isolate Cc75 chromosome 4, C_canadensis_v1, whole genome shotgun sequence genome and encodes:
- the LOC122595646 gene encoding protein CDI-like codes for the protein MSVVMTNSNNGNHKKAFRIFVGYDTREDIAYEVCRYSILKRSSIPVEVIPIKQPELRQNGYFWRERNKLESTEFSFTRFLTPFLAGYEGWAVFVDCDFLYLGDVKELFDYVDDKYAVMCVKHDYTPKESTKMDGVVQTVYPRKNWSSMVLYNCGHVKNKVLTPEKVNVESGAYLHRFMWLDDEEIGEVPFVWNFLVGHNNVGDQDIYYPKAIHYTSGGPWFEEWKDCEFGELWLKERDEYLTVKEKEIEEITRLNLN
- the LOC122596621 gene encoding probable 2-oxoglutarate-dependent dioxygenase AOP1, giving the protein MGSLTLPKLLVVDLTKDNLKQPDTSAWSSTCDAIRAALENHGCFIALYDGISSTVEESVFQAAEELFNLPTETKIKNIVEKPYHGYVGQIPFVPLHEGLGIDYATELEGVQSFTDIMWPDGNPSFRETCITFSRAVAKLDHMVIRMLFESYGVGKQYADSHIDSTTYLLRYLKYRAPEVDEATMAFPCHTDKSFITILHQNQVSGLEIKTRNEEWISVEFPPSSFVVMAGDACKAWSNNRVLSPNHKVTLLLDKKGKETRYTIALFSFLSKKVQVPEEFVDDQHPLKFKPFEHVDLLNFYATETGRRSQNILEDFCGV
- the LOC122596747 gene encoding probable inactive 2-oxoglutarate-dependent dioxygenase AOP2, which produces MSLPLITFDTETLNPGTNIWLSTSNAVRQALEDYGCFVVSTNKVPLGLRLNMFELSKDLFDLPTETKIKNTSHILGFGYGQYPSLPLYECLGIENGATMEAIQSLTDLLFPCGNNAFCECALEYMKLLSEIHLCMMRMVLDSYGITEDNEQFENGSLYLARFMKYRAPIVGEAEIALPPHLDKSFLGILDDNGVKGFEVRMKNGEWIHHEPPSPSSTFIVVAGEPLMAWSNGRINAPLHQVAMRTSTKEVVRYSTGLFLFMKETIQVPEKLVDNEHHLRFGPFNNMDFLKYASTKEGMSSKCAIKSYCGVITESDTTNGNKHI